The Acidithiobacillus caldus ATCC 51756 genome has a segment encoding these proteins:
- the proB gene encoding glutamate 5-kinase, whose translation MLRSAKVELRQNPSTRHVTCLGHRWVIKVGSSVLTRDDGQPDRVAIRGLVFQIAALREQGVEIVLVSSGSVSVGQGHLRERAGDPGTDAVVRRVAASLGQAALMRVFQESFEACETFCGQLLLTSADLSGRHAQRRLRRSLGTLLTMGAVPIVNENDATTHAGNGIGNNDLLAAHVARAWRADLLVLLTDQGGLYTADPRRDALARLVEVCHGNDPRILAMAGGDTGVHGTGGMATKIQAAILAGGRGIPTRIAAGRQSHVLLRIRRGERVGTWVLPPATWSLGQRLGLPALPQPAYQWA comes from the coding sequence ATGTTGAGAAGTGCAAAGGTTGAACTACGGCAAAATCCGTCCACGAGGCACGTCACGTGTCTGGGTCATCGCTGGGTCATCAAAGTGGGAAGCAGCGTGCTCACTCGGGATGACGGCCAACCGGATCGTGTGGCTATTCGCGGCCTGGTCTTTCAGATAGCGGCGCTGCGCGAGCAGGGTGTGGAGATAGTGCTGGTGAGCTCGGGCTCCGTCAGCGTCGGCCAAGGCCACTTGCGCGAGCGTGCCGGCGATCCTGGCACCGATGCGGTGGTACGGCGAGTCGCGGCAAGTTTGGGGCAGGCAGCGCTGATGCGGGTCTTCCAGGAAAGCTTCGAGGCCTGCGAAACGTTTTGTGGACAACTGCTGCTGACGAGCGCGGATCTTTCCGGTCGGCACGCCCAGCGCCGTCTGCGCCGTTCCCTCGGCACGCTCCTGACCATGGGTGCTGTGCCGATCGTCAACGAGAACGATGCTACGACACATGCCGGTAACGGCATTGGCAACAACGATCTGCTCGCTGCCCACGTCGCCCGAGCCTGGCGCGCGGACTTATTGGTTTTACTCACCGACCAGGGGGGCCTGTACACCGCTGATCCACGCCGAGACGCCCTGGCGCGTTTGGTAGAGGTCTGCCATGGCAATGATCCCAGGATACTGGCGATGGCTGGCGGCGACACGGGAGTGCACGGAACGGGCGGTATGGCCACCAAGATTCAGGCGGCTATCCTCGCCGGTGGCCGTGGTATTCCCACGCGCATCGCCGCTGGACGACAGAGTCACGTATTGTTACGCATTCGCCGGGGAGAAAGAGTGGGCACCTGGGTTCTGCCGCCCGCGACCTGGAGCCTGGGTCAGCGCTTGGGGCTGCCGGCCCTCCCGCAACCGGCTTACCAATGGGCGTGA
- a CDS encoding porin: MTIRNSLRRQIQYACVALCVPVSASALTLPSPYMVSAGPLGQIGVQGVVSGLGFYQDNPQGTVAGTLASKHVGADISNGLVIVQKSSGLVQFTLEAGAYSFPTLASWFTSASQTVNDFGALPVAYVTLAPSKAFSVEIGKLPTLIGAEDGFTFQNLNIERGLLWDVEPIVSRGVQANYSMGPLSASLSWNDGYYSNRYNTVSGDLTWTIDGSNSLEFYASGNLGKAGGSTTNTYGAGNIADGADDSTIYGLIYTYNHGPLTIEPYLQYMRTPAQLGIGLDHGFSNYGGAVLASYSFTPTFSLTGRVEYLGVSGHPGLGQESYASGITDLPEDSHAWSVTLTPTYQAGDFFLRGELSYVTASCPTGLGFSGATGQGTTQLRGLIETGFLF; this comes from the coding sequence GTGACGATCCGTAACTCCCTGCGCAGGCAAATCCAGTACGCATGTGTCGCACTCTGCGTGCCCGTATCTGCCAGCGCTCTGACCCTTCCGAGCCCCTATATGGTCTCTGCAGGCCCCTTGGGCCAGATCGGCGTACAGGGGGTAGTCAGTGGTCTTGGGTTTTATCAGGATAATCCCCAAGGGACTGTTGCCGGAACCCTGGCCAGCAAGCATGTCGGTGCCGATATCAGTAACGGTCTTGTCATCGTGCAGAAAAGCAGTGGCCTCGTCCAATTCACCCTCGAGGCCGGGGCCTACAGCTTCCCGACCCTGGCATCCTGGTTCACCTCGGCGAGCCAAACCGTCAACGACTTTGGGGCCCTGCCAGTTGCCTACGTGACGCTTGCCCCGAGCAAGGCGTTCTCTGTGGAGATCGGTAAACTGCCCACCCTCATCGGTGCCGAGGACGGGTTTACCTTTCAGAACCTCAACATCGAACGGGGACTGTTGTGGGATGTGGAACCCATCGTCAGTCGCGGTGTGCAGGCCAATTACAGCATGGGTCCGCTCAGCGCATCTTTGTCCTGGAACGATGGCTATTACTCCAACCGCTACAACACGGTCAGCGGCGACCTGACCTGGACCATCGATGGCAGCAACAGTCTGGAGTTCTACGCGAGCGGGAACCTCGGCAAAGCCGGTGGCAGCACGACCAATACCTACGGTGCGGGGAATATCGCCGACGGGGCCGACGACAGCACGATCTACGGACTGATTTACACCTACAACCACGGTCCGCTGACGATAGAGCCCTACCTGCAGTACATGCGTACGCCGGCCCAGTTGGGGATTGGCCTTGACCACGGCTTTTCCAATTACGGAGGCGCCGTGCTCGCGAGCTACAGCTTTACTCCGACGTTCAGTCTGACTGGCCGGGTGGAGTACCTCGGGGTGTCGGGCCATCCAGGCTTGGGACAGGAGTCCTATGCCAGCGGCATTACCGACCTGCCCGAGGATTCCCACGCTTGGTCGGTGACCCTGACGCCCACCTATCAGGCCGGGGATTTCTTCCTGCGCGGGGAATTGTCCTATGTCACCGCGTCGTGTCCGACGGGCCTTGGTTTCTCAGGGGCTACGGGCCAGGGAACTACCCAGTTGCGGGGACTTATCGAGACGGGTTTTTTGTTTTGA
- a CDS encoding metal-sensitive transcriptional regulator, translating to MSAHDRRAILQRMARLEGQVRGIRQMLEEDRDCPEVLNQMAAARAALDKVARMVFEDHLDHCLVDVIRDGDADEPIASIKAAFARYFLP from the coding sequence ATGTCAGCACACGATCGACGGGCCATCCTGCAGCGCATGGCCCGTCTGGAAGGTCAGGTCCGCGGTATCCGGCAAATGCTGGAGGAAGACCGCGATTGCCCAGAAGTCCTGAATCAGATGGCCGCAGCGCGCGCCGCTTTGGATAAGGTCGCCCGGATGGTTTTTGAAGATCACCTGGATCACTGCTTGGTAGATGTTATCCGGGACGGGGATGCAGACGAACCGATAGCGAGTATCAAAGCGGCCTTCGCCCGTTATTTCTTGCCCTGA
- a CDS encoding response regulator: MENKLAILVVEDDLRIGRLLENNLRLGDTYLVDWETSAAAAQRAVRQRRAHERTPYSVVFLDLGLPDRDGLDLIPWFRTQSADQVIIVVSARGNEADKIQAFQLGADDYLTKPFHYGELMARLQAHLRRVHVTTNEGAIVRGEWRLDDNRRVLVIGEREILLTNKEYQLMRILLRNCGTIVPSKRILNAIWGHTHEEHTHYVRIYVQRLREKIESDASLPQFLLTELGIGYRLVVPDFTEKQSKTNRD; this comes from the coding sequence ATGGAGAACAAATTGGCAATACTCGTGGTTGAGGACGACTTGCGTATCGGTAGACTCCTCGAGAATAATCTGCGCCTCGGGGATACGTACCTTGTGGATTGGGAGACATCGGCGGCCGCAGCACAGCGGGCCGTGCGCCAGCGCCGCGCGCACGAACGCACGCCCTATTCGGTCGTCTTCTTGGACTTGGGGCTTCCGGATCGGGACGGCTTGGATCTGATTCCGTGGTTTAGAACGCAGTCGGCCGATCAGGTGATTATTGTGGTCTCGGCTCGTGGAAACGAAGCGGATAAGATTCAGGCCTTTCAGCTAGGTGCTGACGACTATCTAACCAAACCCTTTCATTATGGGGAACTGATGGCTCGTCTCCAAGCGCACCTCAGAAGGGTTCATGTCACGACGAACGAGGGCGCTATAGTGCGGGGAGAATGGCGATTGGACGACAACAGACGCGTGCTGGTGATCGGGGAACGGGAAATTCTGCTCACCAATAAGGAGTACCAACTCATGCGCATTCTCTTACGCAACTGCGGAACCATCGTTCCGAGTAAGCGTATCCTGAACGCCATTTGGGGCCACACGCATGAGGAACACACGCATTACGTACGTATATACGTGCAAAGGCTGCGTGAGAAAATCGAAAGCGATGCAAGCCTTCCCCAATTCCTGCTCACTGAGCTTGGAATTGGGTATCGCCTCGTTGTTCCCGACTTTACCGAGAAACAATCAAAAACTAACAGAGATTGA
- the kdpC gene encoding potassium-transporting ATPase subunit KdpC encodes MLKEIRTALVLFLLLAVLTGLVYPLVMTGIGQLAFPYQANGSLIRENGKIVGSALIGQYFREPQYFWSRPSATSPMPYNGAGSSASNLGPNNPVLLQHVKARVEALKRADPAEKGPVPVDLVTSSASGLDPDISIAAANYQILRIAHSGGISPARLKALVQRYTTYPLLGFIGEPVVNAVRLNLALHAIYQHMSRGREGK; translated from the coding sequence ATGCTTAAAGAGATCAGAACGGCGCTCGTGTTATTTTTGTTACTGGCGGTATTGACTGGGCTGGTCTACCCCTTGGTCATGACCGGCATTGGTCAACTGGCGTTTCCGTATCAAGCCAACGGCTCTTTGATACGCGAGAATGGCAAAATCGTGGGGTCGGCGCTGATCGGCCAGTACTTTCGCGAACCCCAGTACTTCTGGAGTCGACCCTCAGCAACATCACCCATGCCGTATAATGGGGCGGGTTCGAGCGCCTCCAACCTTGGCCCGAACAACCCTGTGCTGTTGCAGCACGTCAAGGCTCGGGTCGAGGCACTCAAGCGGGCCGACCCCGCAGAAAAAGGCCCGGTTCCGGTCGATCTGGTGACGTCTTCGGCGAGCGGACTCGACCCCGACATCAGTATTGCCGCGGCAAACTACCAGATTTTGCGCATCGCCCACAGCGGAGGGATCAGCCCAGCCAGGTTGAAGGCACTCGTGCAGCGCTATACCACCTATCCGCTTTTGGGTTTTATCGGTGAACCGGTGGTTAATGCCGTACGCTTGAATCTTGCTTTGCACGCCATATATCAGCATATGAGCCGAGGCAGAGAGGGTAAGTAA
- the kdpA gene encoding potassium-transporting ATPase subunit KdpA: protein MDWKRYALSFLGFNGLGAPSLYVLLRWQGALPFNPEHFAGMSPIMAFNTAASFVTTTNLQDYGGESTLSYLSKAAGLAQQNFLAAASGVVTLLAVARAFMRSEGRGLGNFWVDTTRTVLYLFLPLAAIFTVFYIQQGAIENWVAYVHADLIQPFWHDGHWIRHQVLAMGPAASQEAITILAGDGGAVFNAGVAHPFVNPTPLSNLGQMVSFLLIPTALIFWFGRALRRPRVAWAILACTTLLWLPLAVTSEAADLVSNPQFPPSVSRASGPDAGGGGNLEGVDLRFGSGACALFGSLAATTGAGMSGCAYDSMMPLSSGINMVFMQLGELLFGGARVGLESFLATMIFAVFLAGLMTGRSPVFLAKKIEAFEIKMVALSLLVMPVLVLLTTAFAVSVPDGRAAVFNPGPQGFSEVLYEFTSAVNNNGSDMGGLNVNTTFYNALSAMAMLFGRYFGILPLLAMAGSLIQKKRLPQGAGILRESSVLMILFVTFVIVVLGAITFLPAFALGPLAAQWAILPPPQLQW from the coding sequence ATGGATTGGAAACGTTACGCTCTCAGCTTTTTGGGCTTCAACGGGCTCGGCGCACCGAGTCTCTACGTCCTGTTGCGTTGGCAAGGGGCTTTGCCTTTCAATCCGGAACACTTTGCCGGCATGTCGCCCATTATGGCCTTTAACACCGCCGCAAGTTTCGTGACCACCACCAATCTGCAGGATTATGGTGGCGAGAGCACGTTGAGTTATCTATCCAAAGCCGCAGGCCTTGCGCAGCAGAATTTCCTCGCCGCCGCCAGTGGCGTCGTTACGCTGCTGGCAGTGGCCCGCGCCTTCATGCGCAGCGAAGGACGGGGGCTCGGCAATTTCTGGGTAGACACCACCCGAACGGTGCTGTACCTCTTCTTGCCGTTGGCCGCCATTTTTACGGTGTTTTATATCCAGCAAGGAGCCATTGAGAATTGGGTGGCCTATGTCCACGCGGATTTGATACAGCCCTTTTGGCATGACGGTCACTGGATAAGACATCAGGTTCTGGCCATGGGGCCGGCTGCCTCACAGGAAGCGATCACCATACTGGCGGGGGATGGAGGAGCTGTTTTCAACGCAGGTGTGGCACATCCCTTCGTGAATCCGACGCCTTTGTCCAACCTCGGGCAGATGGTGTCCTTTTTGCTCATCCCCACCGCCCTGATTTTCTGGTTCGGGCGTGCCTTGCGGCGCCCCCGGGTAGCTTGGGCGATTCTCGCCTGTACCACGCTCTTATGGCTCCCTCTGGCTGTGACGAGCGAAGCGGCGGACCTCGTTTCCAATCCCCAATTCCCACCCAGCGTTTCTCGCGCAAGCGGCCCAGACGCGGGCGGAGGTGGTAATCTGGAGGGGGTTGATCTGCGCTTCGGATCCGGCGCATGTGCGCTTTTCGGCAGTCTCGCTGCCACCACGGGAGCCGGTATGTCTGGCTGTGCCTACGACTCCATGATGCCGCTATCCAGTGGTATCAACATGGTATTTATGCAGCTGGGGGAGCTCTTGTTTGGGGGAGCTCGTGTGGGCCTGGAGAGCTTCCTGGCAACTATGATCTTTGCGGTTTTTTTAGCAGGATTGATGACCGGGCGCAGTCCAGTCTTCTTGGCCAAAAAAATTGAGGCATTCGAGATCAAAATGGTGGCCTTGTCCCTATTGGTGATGCCGGTGCTTGTGTTGCTCACCACGGCTTTCGCCGTGAGTGTGCCTGACGGACGCGCTGCCGTGTTCAATCCTGGTCCCCAGGGGTTCAGCGAGGTCCTCTACGAATTCACGAGCGCGGTAAACAATAATGGAAGCGATATGGGCGGTCTGAATGTCAACACCACCTTCTACAACGCACTCTCGGCCATGGCAATGCTGTTCGGAAGATACTTTGGAATACTGCCGCTTCTGGCCATGGCTGGGAGTCTTATCCAAAAGAAGCGGTTGCCGCAAGGCGCGGGAATATTGCGAGAGAGCTCGGTACTCATGATTCTCTTCGTCACTTTCGTTATCGTCGTACTGGGAGCGATTACCTTCCTGCCGGCCTTTGCCCTCGGTCCGCTGGCAGCACAATGGGCCATCCTGCCGCCCCCACAACTCCAGTGGTGA